From a single Pirellulales bacterium genomic region:
- a CDS encoding SDR family NAD(P)-dependent oxidoreductase yields MSKDKSLQGRTALVTGANTGIGRVTARELARRGARVYVATRDEART; encoded by the coding sequence ATGAGCAAGGACAAATCCCTGCAAGGCCGCACCGCCCTCGTCACCGGCGCGAACACCGGCATCGGCCGCGTCACCGCACGCGAACTCGCTCGCCGCGGGGCGCGCGTCTACGTCGCGACGCGCGACGAAGCCCGCAC